A genomic stretch from Candidatus Thiothrix anitrata includes:
- a CDS encoding HIT family protein, translating into MSTVSSEQNCYFCAVSRGEADPFIFENRSFVGVFDTNPVNPGHALVIPRRHVVSLFELNAAEQADYFDAIRGVKAVIETTDMFDLYQNMLQRDYLQGRPMNHIETVLGLPFLSAQPDAYTIGNNDGRAAGRSIDHLHVIVLPRYQGDVENPRGGIRNVIPDRANYQRR; encoded by the coding sequence ATGAGCACCGTATCATCAGAACAAAATTGCTACTTTTGCGCCGTTTCCAGAGGCGAAGCTGATCCGTTTATTTTTGAAAATCGCTCATTTGTTGGGGTTTTTGATACGAATCCGGTGAATCCCGGTCACGCGCTGGTGATTCCAAGACGGCATGTTGTGTCGCTTTTTGAGCTGAATGCTGCGGAGCAGGCTGATTATTTTGATGCCATCCGGGGAGTCAAGGCAGTCATCGAAACCACGGATATGTTCGATTTGTATCAAAACATGCTACAGCGGGATTATCTGCAAGGCCGCCCCATGAATCACATTGAAACGGTTTTGGGGCTGCCGTTCCTGTCCGCACAACCTGATGCCTATACCATTGGCAACAATGACGGTCGGGCAGCGGGAAGAAGTATTGACCATTTGCATGTTATTGTTTTGCCGCGCTACCAAGGTGATGTGGAAAATCCGCGAGGCGGCATCCGTAACGTGATTCCTGACAGAGCAAATTACCAAAGACGTTAG
- a CDS encoding YciI family protein — translation MPQFVLVYLGGNQPSSPEKAQQHFERYTQWLTSIGESLIVPTIPLKDTVTVSSSGTVREGGSSAMSGFSIIKAESMQAALDIAKDCPFLEIGGSLEVSELMQMPPTH, via the coding sequence ATGCCGCAATTCGTACTTGTTTATTTGGGTGGCAACCAGCCGAGCAGCCCTGAAAAAGCCCAGCAGCATTTTGAGCGTTACACGCAGTGGTTGACATCAATTGGCGAGTCGTTGATTGTGCCGACGATTCCTTTGAAGGATACCGTTACCGTCAGCTCCAGTGGTACAGTTAGGGAAGGTGGCAGTAGTGCCATGTCTGGTTTTTCGATTATCAAGGCTGAGTCAATGCAGGCGGCATTGGACATTGCCAAAGATTGCCCGTTTCTTGAAATCGGTGGTTCATTGGAAGTGTCTGAATTGATGCAAATGCCGCCGACGCATTAA
- a CDS encoding PhoH family protein encodes MNLCGQFDQHLRQLENRLGVEINNRGNLFQVTGTPVSVQLSINLLHDLYRETIHSVLSPESLHLFLQEANLDKVAANSSDDVRIRTKRGYIKPKGLAQSQYIQNIRRHDVTFGIGPAGTGKTWLAVACAVEALERDEVRRLVLVRPAVEAGERLGFLPGDLSQKIDPYLRPMYDALYEMLGLEKVNKLIERSVIEVAPLAYMRGRTLNDAFILLDEAQNTTAEQMKMFLTRLGFGSSAVITGDITQIDLPHHQKSGLKHAIEILEAVDGISFNYFSGRDVVRHKLVQKIVEAYESHGAATRYSES; translated from the coding sequence ATGAACTTGTGCGGTCAGTTTGATCAGCATTTGCGTCAATTAGAAAATCGTTTAGGTGTGGAAATCAATAATCGGGGCAATTTGTTCCAAGTCACTGGCACTCCCGTGTCGGTTCAGTTGAGCATCAATCTTTTGCACGACCTTTACCGCGAAACCATCCATTCGGTGCTTAGCCCGGAAAGCCTGCATTTGTTTTTGCAGGAAGCTAACCTTGATAAGGTGGCAGCGAACAGCAGCGATGATGTGCGCATCCGTACCAAGCGCGGTTACATCAAGCCTAAAGGTTTAGCACAAAGCCAATACATCCAGAATATTCGTCGTCACGATGTCACCTTTGGCATTGGCCCTGCGGGTACGGGTAAAACTTGGTTGGCGGTGGCGTGTGCGGTGGAAGCCTTAGAGCGTGATGAGGTGCGTCGCTTGGTGCTGGTGCGTCCTGCGGTGGAGGCGGGGGAACGCTTAGGGTTTTTGCCCGGTGATTTGAGCCAGAAAATTGACCCGTATTTACGCCCCATGTATGACGCTTTGTACGAAATGTTGGGTCTTGAAAAGGTCAATAAGCTGATTGAGCGCAGCGTGATTGAAGTCGCGCCGTTGGCTTATATGCGCGGGCGCACCCTCAATGATGCGTTTATTTTGCTGGATGAAGCGCAAAACACCACCGCCGAACAAATGAAAATGTTCCTGACGCGCTTGGGGTTTGGTTCTTCGGCAGTGATTACCGGCGATATTACCCAGATTGATTTACCGCACCATCAAAAATCGGGGCTGAAACACGCCATTGAGATTTTGGAAGCCGTTGACGGTATCAGTTTCAACTATTTCAGCGGACGCGATGTGGTGCGCCATAAGCTGGTGCAAAAAATTGTGGAGGCATACGAGAGTCATGGGGCTGCAACTCGATATTCAGAATCCTGA
- the ybeY gene encoding rRNA maturation RNase YbeY, which yields MGLQLDIQNPEDYLTLPAEADLLQWAQAAWQEDGEVGVVLRIVAEAESQQLNRDFRGKDYPTNVLSFPYDAPPIPLEDDETEYLGDLAICLPVVEREAAEQEKTLTQHWAHLVVHGLLHLQGYDHITDDEAETMEALETRILVTLGFSDPYQLILEEQ from the coding sequence ATGGGGCTGCAACTCGATATTCAGAATCCTGAAGATTATTTGACCCTACCTGCGGAGGCGGATTTATTGCAATGGGCGCAAGCCGCATGGCAGGAAGACGGCGAAGTGGGTGTGGTGTTGCGGATTGTTGCGGAGGCGGAAAGCCAGCAGTTAAACCGTGATTTTCGCGGCAAAGATTACCCAACCAATGTGTTGTCGTTTCCTTACGACGCGCCGCCAATCCCGCTGGAAGACGATGAAACCGAGTACTTAGGTGATTTGGCGATTTGTTTGCCGGTGGTTGAGCGCGAAGCGGCGGAGCAAGAGAAAACGCTTACCCAGCATTGGGCGCATTTAGTGGTGCATGGTTTATTGCATTTACAAGGTTATGACCATATAACGGACGACGAAGCTGAAACGATGGAGGCGTTGGAAACACGTATCCTCGTGACACTTGGTTTTTCTGACCCTTACCAATTGATTTTAGAGGAACAATGA
- a CDS encoding transporter associated domain-containing protein → MEDLQRANEKNLLPGETVGMLQGVLEFGELQVRDIMVSRSQINFIYHDDNFSKILQRIAETEHSRYPVVDEDRDDLVGILLAKDLLKYIGQEAEFKIDDIIRPALIIPESQRLSRLLTEFRNSRNHMAVVIDEYSGISGVVTFEDVLEQIVGEIDDEHDAEEDEVTQVVEQDDGRFIVEATTPIDEFNDIVGTKFDTDEFDTIAGIVINKLGKIPRQGDEIVLEGWLFRILRSDNRRILSLEVLPHTESSSLAATPAL, encoded by the coding sequence ATGGAAGACCTGCAACGGGCTAATGAAAAAAACCTCCTTCCGGGGGAAACGGTCGGGATGTTACAGGGGGTGTTGGAATTTGGTGAGCTGCAAGTGCGCGACATCATGGTTTCACGTTCTCAAATCAACTTTATTTACCATGACGATAATTTCAGCAAAATCCTGCAACGCATTGCTGAAACGGAGCATTCCCGTTATCCGGTGGTGGATGAGGATCGTGATGATTTAGTCGGTATTTTGCTGGCAAAAGATTTACTCAAATACATTGGGCAAGAAGCTGAATTTAAGATTGATGATATTATTCGTCCCGCATTAATTATTCCTGAAAGTCAGCGATTGAGTCGTTTATTGACCGAATTCCGCAATAGCCGCAACCACATGGCAGTGGTCATTGATGAGTATTCGGGAATTTCGGGTGTGGTGACGTTTGAAGACGTGCTGGAGCAAATTGTCGGTGAAATCGACGATGAGCACGACGCTGAAGAAGACGAAGTGACTCAAGTGGTGGAGCAAGACGACGGGCGTTTTATTGTGGAGGCTACTACGCCGATTGATGAGTTCAACGATATTGTAGGCACAAAGTTTGATACCGATGAGTTTGATACTATTGCCGGTATCGTTATCAATAAATTGGGTAAAATTCCGCGTCAAGGTGATGAAATAGTGCTCGAAGGTTGGTTGTTCCGTATTTTGCGCAGTGATAACCGGCGTATTTTATCGTTGGAAGTGTTACCTCACACCGAAAGTTCATCATTGGCAGCAACGCCTGCGTTATAA